The following is a genomic window from Rutidosis leptorrhynchoides isolate AG116_Rl617_1_P2 chromosome 8, CSIRO_AGI_Rlap_v1, whole genome shotgun sequence.
AATGTCGATTCGGAAAATCAATAATACTAGCCTGATTAAGCTTAATAACATACTATTTCTCTAATTAGAATTAGATTGATTAATGATAAATCGGGTTAGTCAGAGACTGTACTTCATAAGTTTTTTGATTCATATATCGTGTCTTCTTTGGAGTTGATGTTTATTTTCAACCATTCTTTTGTATTTATTTCATGTATTTGTTAGTGCCTTTTGATTTTTATGTTTACATGTTTAATTCTTTATCTACCCACTATTTTATTGTATTTGTTGAGTGAAAGCATTCAACGGGTTTAACATGACATGAACTACCTATATAATTGTGTTTATAAGTGAAACCAGTTGTGTCGCTATTAATGAGTTGTTTGTGTAGTTGGTGCAGCAACGCAATCAAGAAGAAGGATGAGATCAAGAGAGTAACCAAGGCTAATTGTTAAGGAATTTTGTTCTTTTGGTGTTATGTTAGGTATTTTCTTTTAAATCTTGTGATGAATAGTTATGGAAATGGTGTTTTTATGATGTATATTGAGTTAGGTTTTCTGTATATAATTTTTTGATGCACCCAGTTCAATAATACAAGGAGTATAAGGTGCGAACGAATGCGTTGGTAGAAAAAGCCCTAATAAATTCGAAGAAGGTTGGGTGATGCAAGACATGGCACTATGACCTAATCATTATAGTTATGACCATCCTGGGATGATTTAGGTAAATTGTCAACTTTAAACATCTTGATATGTTGATTGTCAGAAAATGTAATATGAGTACAACACAATTTTAGGGTCAAAACAGACCCATGGCCACAAGACTCAAATTGAGAATTAACTTATAATGTTAATGGACATGTTTATCTAGGAACCGGAGGTGCCTTTGAACCTTTGAAGTTGAAAGAAGGAACTTACTTCTTCACGGATCCACATCTCGGTAAGAAGCTCTGCTACGTCCAATTTCCACTACGATTTGATGGTATTATACTAATGATGGGTATGTCAATAGCAACGTCATGTTCTTTGATTTCAAAAACTACCAGTTTTAATGTGGTGATTTCGATCCAATTTTGAATGAGAGGGTTAACTCGGGTAACATTTTGCTGTTCAAATGGGTAAAAGAAAGTTCAGCAAAAAATAAATTAGCCTCAACGTGTTAAAACTTTTTAATAACTTTCCGTTTATAAAAGTTCATATTTTATTTAGTTAACATAAGTTAATGGGTTATGTAATAATCATAATTGACAAACCAATGTGTTTATTTAGAAATATTGAAATTATTTAGTGAATTGTTGTCGGCACCTGTACAATATTTACGTATGACCCTTTACCTAATTTGTTTATTTTATTACATCTAATGGTGTTTGAAATCTAAAGAACAACATCAGAGGACTTGATGATATACATGGCGCACGATGTGTCTTTAAACAGACGGGCATTGAACACATATGACCCCCCACTGTTGAAGAAGAGATCAATAATGACCTGTGATTGATTTTTTCTTTATGGCTGTTGTTTTGGTGGTTCAgagaaaaaattataaaaagataAGTCAAAAAAGAAAAGTAAAGGTTGAAagctaacaacaacatttaattttaaatattatttcCGATATTCTTTTAGTTTCTAAAcaacctaacaacaacaacaaaatcaatAATTCAATACTATATAAAGTCATATTATTTAACAATGCAATATTTAATTGGTCCCTTAAAAAACTCCGCAAATTCGCGAGTCTTAAgctagtactaataataacaataatgataatattaatattagtaataatcattttagtgataatattgttaatgataatgataataataatatcaatgataaaaattataataatcatattaataataatactaatattaatgttaatgataattctaataataataataataataataataataataataataataataataataataataataataataataataataataataataataataataataataataatgatgatgataaaattaTACCATCATGATCATCGTAAcatcaaattcatcatcatcaacttatcacctcatcatcatcttaatcatcatcataactTCATCGTGTTcagtccatcatcatcatcattcttgttaACCTTATCACACtcgttcatcatcgtcatcattttCATCATGAATCATCATGATCATCgtgatcattatcatcatcttaaaCATGCTCACTGCATCATCATCGTTATTTCATGTTCATCGTATCATGCATCATTAATCATCATTTTATGTGTTCATCCTCATTCGTAATCACCACATCATAACATCATTATTTTCATCATCATCCGCTCATCTTCGTTATCATCTCATCATCATTGTTAACCTCCGGTACCATCACGATCATCACCATTTAACTTCACTATCAACATCGTTACTATTCATCATCTTATTCACCTCCTtcgttcataatctttttcttcttcttcttcgtttatcatatatcatcatcattaaattATTACGATTATCGTTATTGtaacagaaaaaaattaaaacagAAGCAGAGATCGAACATCAGCCATTTGAACAGAAGTTACAGTAGTGGTGGTTTGTTCCGGCTGTTTATAGCGGTAGAAACAGATACGAAGCAGTGGCAGTAATTCCAACAGGGAGTCGAAGGTTGCAACAGTGATGGGTCTGTTTCCAAAGGCTGTAATTACAGCAACAACACATAGCAGCTACAGTAGGATTTTAAGGCTGCAGAAACGCAGCAGCAGTTAAATATGTTCGATGGTTTTGGTTTTGGTGTTAAAGGAACGAACCAGAAACAATTTAGCAGCTGCGATTTGCAGCAGTACTCGAATAGCAGTCGCTCAAACAGTTTAACAGGAAGGGTGTGTGTGGGTATCGATCAAGTTGAGAGTGTGGTTTGTAAATGGGTGGTGTTCTTGTGTGGGTTTGTGGGTATCAACAGGAAAAAGGTTCGAATAAAATAGCAGCAACATAAGTGAGCTTAGTGGTGTTTGTTGTGGTTGTGATGGTGGTTGCCGGAGGTGGTGGCGGTGGAGTGACAGTGGCTCACGATGATGGTTGTCTAGATGTTGAAGGTGGAGTCGAGTGTGTTGTTTGATCGCAGAAAAGAAGGTGAAGAGCAGGGATGGAGGTGATCAAGTTTAATATGTAATGTAATAtgcatatatggatatatatactccgtatgatATTATATGTGAaggaagaaaacaaaaacattaaataatttaataataataattataattatctttcAAGAAACTAAGAGCCTGCAAAAGAAACAGTAAATCCAACAGTTTAGCAGCATGAGTTTTGTTCATTTgtaccgacagtttttcacggagtgctatatcgtgctccgttgttaatcggTGGCGGATAAATGTTTTCAGAAAAATCTCACATTTTAAAttaaatacatttatttatttcagtcatcaaTTGTGTAAAACGTGATCGAGAAGGTTCGTCCGCTATCTGTTTTTAATTACAAGTAATATGTACGGAATATTAAAACTTAACTTaaagtatttaaatatatttttagcaattcaaaaatttatataacttaattacaggccaacgtttattattaaattttcataatttcgtattttaacttgtttaatatcaatcgaatgacaaacgagtgctactatcgtttattaaataaattcgaaaccatatatatatatatatatatatatatatatatatatatatatatatatatatatatatatatatatatatattcattttaataataaattatattacatcttatattattttacataattatttctaataattaaatcgtatattagttccaaatatatttcaaattattatatatatttatatatttgaatatatatgtatctatttacaaatagttgttcgtaaatcgtcgagaacagtcgaagggtaattgaatatataaaaacagttaaaaaaaaaaatttgaaactcagcagcttttgcttatcatgtcagaaatatTAATTCATATAGAGAATTGATTTAAAACAagttgaaattttctgggtcgtgacacaACCCCTCTTTCCATGTTAACTCTCCTCCAAGACGAACGGGTATCAATTAATAGGGCAGTTTCATTCACTCATTTGGGGTTGTGCTGGTGTAATTAAACGAGAGGTTATCCTCTTCTTTGTCGCTCCTTCATTCAGTTATGCGAATAATACCCTCTCAGCTTGAATCTTCAAAGTCTTGCATGAccaccaccccccccccccccccccccccccccccccccccttcttTTCCGTTCATGTATTGTAATTgttccttttttttttaaattaaatcgGTAACGTGTAGATTATATAGGGATCTTGTAAATGATTAAGGTTATCAATAAAGTTTtagtttctttaaaaaaaaaaatttataataataactttagGATTAGGTTTATTATTAGAAAAttcttgtttttattaaattatattatatattatatttatatcataAATAATTACAAACCGGTTTAACCGTTAACAACTGTACTAACTTATAAAAATTACATTTCTGCCCGTGTTAAGAGTATTGCTTGTATTTGCAGTGTTTTATCGAACGCAAACTATCAATATCTTCAATGACGATAAGCATAACCGCTTATTCTTCTTCCTCCTCTTCACTAATACTTAACTTGAACCCTACACAATCATTAACGTATCTACCAATTATACCGTCTCACCGACATCTCCCTCACTCACTCGCCGGAAAATTAGGGTTTTTCACAACATTACGTCATCACCGGAAACCCTACATGTTAAAACCTCAGTTATGCTCTGTTTCTCCGGTGAAATCTCAGCCCATGGTTCCTCCTTATAATGTCCTAATAACCGGTTCCACCAAAGGTCTCGTTCATTTCTTTATTATTGATTTGTGTTTGAATTTAATTAATTTCTGTACTTAAGCAGTGGACGAGCCaggaaattatttttttttttataacatagtgatttttttttttggcatattaATATGGAGgatttggggcaaaatatagagttttttgagcaaaatttggaggtttttaggcaaaatacgaaggttttgaggcaaaatatgaaGAATTGGGGAAAAAGATCacggggcaaaatcgaaaaaacgaaaaaatttgcactaaaaattTCAAATTTACCGGGGGCGGGCGCCCCACCCTGCCCCTTCATAGGTCCGCCCCTGTTAACTTAAGACTGTAGACTAAGTAATTACCCATGGCCTGAATTTTATGGTTATTTTGGTACTTTTATATTTTTCATTGTTGCCGGTTACATTAGTGAGAAGAATGAAATTGTGTTCTCTTTGGGTTAATAGTTGATATGAAATTTTAACTATTCTACTTGTTAGTGATGCTTATATCTATTTCTAGTTGCATATGAAATATGAAGATCAGTTATGAGCTGAAAGTTTTTATATAAGGGAAAGTAGATTTTCAATACTACATAAGCACTAATTAGTTTACAAAGGGTTGCGAAATATTTCCGTCATAGTGTTGGTATTAGAACGTGTGATGGTTGATTAAAAGTGACAAACATGCTATTTAAAGAGGAAACGTAAAGAAAAGAATATGGTCACGATCAAACATACGGCTTTTAGGTATTGATTACTAATCGTGGTGAGGAAATATAGTAGGTTTAGAAACTTGGCAGAAAAGGAGATGCTACATATTTGAATCGAAAGGCATAATTTGTTTGCTAATGGTATAATTTGGCATATGTGTAACTGATTCACGCTAGAATTTTCATTAAAGTATTATTTATCTAATGACTAACATGCCCCTTAAATCCTTGATGACTAATGAGGACAAAAATATTGTATCTCACGATTGAAGTTACCAATTTGAAGTAATATTAATAAGGGCAATGTAGAAAATCTTGCATTTTGTGTCAAATGAACTACGGAGTACTCCTTTGTTAGCTAGTAATATATTATGAGTTAAATTTAAACATATGGTCTAGGAAAATCATGTTAGAATTAAGTGGAAGATGTCCAGAGCTTACTTTTAAAAAGTTGTGAAATAATTGAGTAGGTATGTTGTTTTTGGCGTAATCAATGTAATGATATACACCCTATTGGTCATATTGTGCATCATTTTCATACGATGATAATTATCATTAGTTATGTATAAGTTGTTGCTCATTTGGATAAGTACAGTTTTCTTGCTCATCTGCAAATTGTGTTTCCAGGAATAGGTTATGCCTTAGCCAAAGAGTTTCTGAAAGCAGGTGATAATGTCTTAATATGCTCAAGGTCTGGTAAGTACAAGTGTGCTCGAAAGTGAAATATCATAGTGACATTATCTTTTATTTAATGACTCAAAAGATTATTTAAACATCTAGATGTGAAAATTTTGACCCAATTCTATTGAAACGGGTCAATTTGAGTTGCTTCGATTCATAACATGTCAAACGGGTTAGATATAAAATTTTGGCTATAAGTGAAACCGTGTAAATGGGTGGTACAGGTTAAACGGGTCAAAAGTCACAAAATACATGTGTTTAACTGTTTACAGTGTCCTAAATGGCTAAATCAATCTTATTAACCATTTTTACAGCTACTCAAAAGATTATCTTGACATCTAAATGTGAAAATTTTGACCCAATTTTATGTAAGTGGGTCAATTTGAGTTGCTTTGATTTATAACATGTCAAATGATTTAGATATAAAAATCTAGCTACAACTACAAGTGAAACCGTGTAAATCGGTTGTACAAGTAAAAACGGGTCAAAAGTCACAAAAAATGTGTTTAACTGTTTATGGTGTCCTAAATGTCTAAATCATTATTAACTATTTTTACAGCTGAACGGGTTGAATCAGCGATACAGACTTTAAAGGAGGAATCCGGGGTTCAGCATGTGTGGGTACCTAGAGATACTTTTGCTTAATGCTCACttataatactatattaatattatggtTTTGTAATCATATATCTTGCTCTACATTGTGATTCTTTATGTAGGGTATAAAATGTGACGTTCGGGATGGTAATGATGTGAAAAATCTTGTTCAATATGCACAAGATAATCTTCAATACGTGGATATATGGGTACTTAAAGCTTTCATCTCCATATTCATATCAGTTATGATAATGCTTGTTAATCATTCTTGATTTTTACAATGTTTTTTATGTTGCTTTCTGACATATTATTTGATTAATACAGATAAACAATGCGGGATCAAATGCATATAGTTTTAAACCTCTGGCAGAGGCTTCAGATGAGGATCTCATGTGAACTTTATACATAATTTTTTTCTGAATGCTACTAGAAATAGAAATGTCACTTTCTTACTTACAAATTAATCTCAATAATCCATTTACAGAGAAGTTGTCACTACAAATACACTTGGTTTGATGATTTGTTGTCGCGAGGTAATACCTTTTTACAAGTGTCCAACTGTCATACTTCAGACCTTTGACCTTTGACCTTTGACCTTTGACCTTTGACCTTATTTGGTTGCATTATAGGCAATGAAAATGATGCTGAACCAACCTAGAGGTGGCCATATATTCAATATTGACGGAGCAGGTTCTGATGGAAGACCCACCCCTAGGTGTGTTTTTTTAATTTTCTTGCTTAGGCTTGGATGACAATTTCATTAATACATTTGAATTTGAATGCCTTATAAATCACTATTTTTTTTGTATATATACTCTCATGTAGAGTTCACACTGCACACACACATAAACGTAGAACTTTATCtacatgatatttttttttttttgtcaggtTTGCTGCATATGGGGCAACTAAACGCAGTGTGGTGCATTTGACAAAATCATTACAGGTAATAATTGCAGTTGTTTTCTATTTTGTTTATTACATGTGCAGTGTTATTTATCGAAAAGTGTAGGTAGCTTGTGTGAACGTGAACGGGTTTGTGAGTTATTTTTTGAGCAGGATTAGTGAAACTTCTCATAATGAGTCTAGCAGAAATCTTGAGTTAAGATAAAATCGTAGGTTGATATTTGAAATACTTTTCTGAAATTGTAAAATTTTACAAATTAGAGGCAGGAATATGGTCACGTGATGGTTTAATTGTTATCTATCATATTTTTTCAAGTGATCCAAACACTAGAGACCAATTTGAAGGCGCGGTCAAGAAGGAATGGCGCTTCTACATCGGGTTCTAAGAAGCTCATTGATCATGAGGAAATGAGGAAGACTTAGATTACGGGGAAGCCtttcaaaaaattttttttttttgggggaaAAGTTAGATAAGAAGAACGGTGTTGCGGGGTCTGGTAAAATGACCCACGTGCACCGGTTAATTCTAAAAATCATCATAAGTGAAAATGAAATTGGTTCAAAGCGCCGAAATGGAAAAAATCAGCGTGTTCATAAAAGATATTTGAGTTCGCTTATCGGGTTCATGATTCGTTCCCATATTTGGATTTGCTGTTCATTGATTTTGTTTGTTAGTTATTGTAAGTGGGTTTGGTTATGGATCGGTTTAGGTTAGATGAGGCTCGGCATATATGGTTCTTTTGTTTAGCTGCTTTCTAGGTACGAGCATCATCGGTGTTCCTTTCTTGTATCTCTTGTTGATATTGTTTTCAATTCGAAAACGTTTTCCGCTTATTTTTAAAGTATTCGGTATTTTGGCAAAAAAAAAAGGTGATCCAAACACCTCATGTTTATAATTATCTGCAGTACCTACTTCACCTTTTGCTATTTATATTgtgtatttatattatatttatttatagctACTTCACCTTGTTATTTATATTgtgtatttatattatatttatagctGTATTATAGCTGTATATGTGTGTAACGACTCTGATATAcgatcttttttaaaaaaaattgaaggCGGAGTTGCAGATGCAAGAAGTAAGTAACGTTGTCGTTCACAACTTGTCGGTATGTTTTCACATGCACATGTAAACTTCCATAACATTTAGTCTTATATACAATGATCAATATCTTTTGGCTTTATCTGCTTTGTCAGCCAGGAATGGTAACAACAGACCTTCTCATGTCAGGTGCCAACACAAAGCAGGTATAATTTATGCTAAACGTTATTTTAATTTCTTCGTCTACACATTTTTTCTCTTACAAATAAAATCTTGTGTCACTGCAGGCCAAGTTTTTCATCAATGTTCTGGCAGAACCAGCTGAAGAGGTAACCTTTCATGAACTGAACTTTTGTTCGACCTGGTTACTATTGAGTCTTTTACTATTTAGTATCTTCTGTTAATCGCCTTTCATCTACTAATCTTACTTTTTTTGAGAAAAAAAGGAAGTGACTTGACCAGTTTGTCCTTACCTAACAGGAGATATTGAAAATAACTACATTTTTTTTGTTACTACTTTTTATGAAATATTTAATTGCAAAAAATTTTTATGTTGAGTAAATGCAGGTTGCAAAGTACCTTGTCCCAAATATCAGGTCCATACCGAGCAGAGGATCAACAAAGCCAACTTACATTCGTTTCCTTACGGGATTAAAAGCTTACTCCCAAATATTTTCCGTAAGCACTACCAACTCATCATTACTTA
Proteins encoded in this region:
- the LOC139861692 gene encoding chlorophyll(ide) b reductase NOL, chloroplastic-like isoform X1; the encoded protein is MTISITAYSSSSSSLILNLNPTQSLTYLPIIPSHRHLPHSLAGKLGFFTTLRHHRKPYMLKPQLCSVSPVKSQPMVPPYNVLITGSTKGIGYALAKEFLKAGDNVLICSRSAERVESAIQTLKEESGVQHVWGIKCDVRDGNDVKNLVQYAQDNLQYVDIWVLKAFISIFISINNAGSNAYSFKPLAEASDEDLIEVVTTNTLGLMICCREAMKMMLNQPRGGHIFNIDGAGSDGRPTPRFAAYGATKRSVVHLTKSLQAELQMQEVSNVVVHNLSPGMVTTDLLMSGANTKQAKFFINVLAEPAEEVAKYLVPNIRSIPSRGSTKPTYIRFLTGLKAYSQIFSRLAFGARRNRYLVEE
- the LOC139861692 gene encoding chlorophyll(ide) b reductase NOL, chloroplastic-like isoform X2, yielding MTISITAYSSSSSSLILNLNPTQSLTYLPIIPSHRHLPHSLAGKLGFFTTLRHHRKPYMLKPQLCSVSPVKSQPMVPPYNVLITGSTKGIGYALAKEFLKAGDNVLICSRSAERVESAIQTLKEESGVQHVWGIKCDVRDGNDVKNLVQYAQDNLQYVDIWINNAGSNAYSFKPLAEASDEDLIEVVTTNTLGLMICCREAMKMMLNQPRGGHIFNIDGAGSDGRPTPRFAAYGATKRSVVHLTKSLQAELQMQEVSNVVVHNLSPGMVTTDLLMSGANTKQAKFFINVLAEPAEEVAKYLVPNIRSIPSRGSTKPTYIRFLTGLKAYSQIFSRLAFGARRNRYLVEE